The following coding sequences lie in one Arabidopsis thaliana chromosome 3, partial sequence genomic window:
- the XIJ gene encoding P-loop containing nucleoside triphosphate hydrolases superfamily protein, with protein MAENIMVDSHVWVEDPERAWIDGVVLNIKGEEAEIKTNDGRDVIANLSRLYPKDTEAPSEGVEDMTRLSYLHEPAVLDNLATRYELNEIYTYTGNILIAVNPFQGLPHLYDAEVMEKYKEAYFKELNPHVFAIGGIAYREMINEGRNKCILVSGESGSGKTETTKMLMRYLAYFGGHTAVEGRTVENQVLESNPVLEAFGNAKTVKNNNSSRFGKFVEIQFDDVGRISGAAIRTYLLERSRVCQVSDPERNYHCFYLLCAAPPEDVERFKLGDPKSFRYLNQSSCYKLDGVNDAEEYLATRRAMDVVGISEKEQDAIFRVVASILHLGNIEFSKGEDADSSSVKDEQSMFHLQMTSELLMCDPHSLEDALCKRMMVTPEEVIKRSLDPLGAAVSRDGLAKTIYSRLFDWLVNKINISIGQDSHSRRLIGVLDIYGFESFKTNSFEQFCINYTNEKLQQHFNQHVFKMEQGEYQKEEIDWSYVEFVDNKDVVDLIEKKPGGIIALLDEACMLPKSTPETFSEKLYHTFKDHKRFMKPKLTRSDFTLVHYAGDVQYQSDQFLDKNKDYVVAEHQDLLNASKCSFVSGLFPPLPKESSKSKFSSIGARFKLQLQQLMETLNSTEPHYIRCVKPNNLLQPTVFDNANVLHQLRSGGVLEAIRVKCAGYPTNRTFIEFLNRFLILAPEILKGEYEAEVACKWILEKKGLTGYQIGKSKVFLRAGQMAELDAHRTRVLGESARMIQGQVRTRLTRERFVLMRRASVNIQANWRGNIARKISKEMRREEAAIKIQKNLRRQIAKKDYGKTKSSALTLQSGVRTMAARHEFRYKLTTRAATVIQAYWRGYSAISDYKKLKRVSLLCKSNLRGRIARKQLGQSKQADRKEETEKERKVELSNRAEEAVDMSFVLHSEQSDDAESGHGRKAKLSIESEDGLDKSSVLHSEQSDDEELGHERKTKLSIESEDGHSDQSDDEEIEHERKTKHCIQAEDGIEKSYVMHSDQSDDEEIGHKRKTKHSIQAEDGIEKSFVVHSDQSDDEEIGHERKTKHAIQVEDGIQKSFVTCSEKPYNTFSVVSQITSPIRDTEIESLTAEVEMLKALLQVEKQRADISERKCAEARELGERRRKRLEETERRVYQLQDSLNRLLYSMSDQFSQLKSILRSPSMSASTMASAPVVRDDLADSSENSEASSSDSDFTFPAPSPSSDNFSTFNPNQLQVIVQDLSTTEAKEQ; from the exons atggCTGAAAACATAATGGTGGATTCTCATGTTTGGGTGGAAGACCCAGAAAGAGCATGGATTGATGGGGTTGTACTTAATATAAAGGGAGAGGAAGCAGAGATTAAAACCAATGATGGCAGAGat GTTATTGCTAACTTATCAAGACTCTATCCAAAAGACACTGAAGCTCCTTCAGAGGGAGTAGAGGACATGACAAGATTATCTTATCTGCATGAGCCTGCAGTTCTTGACAACTTGGCAACCAGATACGAGCTCAATGAAATTTAT ACTTATACAGGAAATATTCTTATTGCCGTCAATCCCTTTCAAGGACTCCCCCATCTCTATGATGCTGAGGTTATGGAGAAGTACAAGGAAGCCTATTTCAAAGAGCTGAATCCTCATGTTTTTGCAATTGGTGGCATCGCATATAG GGAAATGATTAATGAGGGCAGGAACAAATGTATATTGGTCAGTGGTGAAAGTGGGTCTGGAAAGACAGAAACAACTAAAATGCTCATGCGTTACCTTGCATACTTTGGTGGACATACTGCAGTTGAAGGAAGGACAGTTGAAAACCAAGTTTTAGAA TCAAATCCAGTTCTTGAGGCATTTGGTAATGCGAAGACTGTTAAGAACAACAATTCCAG CCGTTTTGGAAAATTTGTGGAGATTCAGTTTGATGACGTGGGCCGAATATCAGGGGCAGCCATCAGAACTTACCTTTTGGAGAGGTCACGTGTTTGCCAAGTTTCAGATCCTGAACGTAACTATCACTGCTTTTATCTCCTGTGTGCTGCTCCTCCTGAG GATGTTGAGAGGTTTAAGTTGGGGGATCCTAAGTCATTTCGCTATCTTAACCAATCTAGCTGCTACAAACTTGATGGTGTAAATGATGCAGAGGAGTATCTTGCTACTAGAAGGGCTATGGATGTAGTTGGAATAAGTGAAAAAGAACAG GATGCAATTTTCAGAGTTGTGGCTTCCATTCTCCATCTTGGAAATATTGAATTTTCGAAGGGAGAAGATGCTGATTCATCATCAGTAAAAGATGAACAGTCAATGTTTCATCTCCAAATGACATCAGAACTGCTCAT gTGTGATCCCCATTCCTTAGAAGATGCTTTGTGTAAGCGTATGATGGTCACCCCAGAAGAAGTTATCAAGAGAAGTCTTGATCCTCTTGGTGCTGCCGTTAGCAGGGATGGTTTGGCAAAGACAATATACTCTAGACTCTTTGATTg GTTggtgaacaaaataaatatctctATTGGGCAAGATTCTCACTCTAGGCGCTTGATTGGAGTCCTTGACATCTATGGTTTTGAGAGCTTTAAAACCAACAG TTTTGAGCAATTCTGTATTAATTACACGAATGAAAAGCTGCAACAGCATTTCAATCAG CATGTATTCAAAATGGAACAAGGTGAAtatcagaaagaagaaatagattGGAGCTATGTGGAGTTTGTTGATAATAAAGATGTCGTGGATCTGATTGAAAAG AAACCGGGTGGTATTATTGCTCTGCTGGATGAAGCATG CATGCTACCAAAATCAACTCCTGAAACATTTTCTGAGAAGCTGTATCACACATTCAAGGATCATAAGCGCttcatgaaaccaaaattgactCGATCAGATTTTACATTAGTTCATTATGCAGGGGAT GTCCAATACCAGTCCGATCAatttttagacaaaaacaaagactatGTTGTCGCCGAGCATCAGGATTTGTTAAATGCTTCCAAATGTTCTTTTGTGTCAGGCCTCTTTCCTCCTCTTCCTAAAGAAAGTAGCAAATCCAAGTTTTCTTCAATTGGCGCTCGTTTCAAG CTACAATTGCAACAGCTGATGGAGACATTGAACTCTACGGAACCCCACTACATCAGATGTGTTAAGCCAAACAATTTGTTGCAACCAACAGTGTTTGACAATGCCAATGTCTTGCATCAGTTACGCTCTGGG GGTGTTCTTGAGGCCATCAGAGTGAAATGCGCTGGATATCCAACAAATAGAACTttcattgaatttttaaatCGATTTCTCATTCTTGCACCGGAAATTCTGAAAGGAGA GTACGAAGCAGAAGTTGCATGCAAATggattttggagaaaaaaggGCTTACAGGTTACCAG ATTGGAAAAAGTAAGGTTTTCCTGAGAGCTGGTCAGATGGCTGAGTTAGATGCACACAGAACAAGGGTGCTCGGCGAATCAGCGAGGATGATTCAGGGGCAAGTTAGAACTCGTCTGACAAGAGAACGATTTGTTCTCATGCGGAGGGCTTCAGTTAATATACAAGCTAATTGGAGAG gAAATATTGCACGAAAGATATCTAAGGAAATGAGAAGGGAGGAAGCTGCCATCAAAATCCAGAAAAACTTACGTAGACAGATTGCAAAGAAAGATTACGGGAAGACCAAATCTTCCGCACTCACCTTGCAAAGTGGAGTCCGCACAATGGCTGCACGTCATGAATTCCGTTATAAATTAACCACTAGGGCAGCAACTGTGATTCAG GCGTATTGGCGTGGTTACAGTGCTATATCTGACTacaagaaactgaaaagagtttctcttctttgtaaAAGTAATCTCAGAGGAAGAATTGCCAGAAAACAGTTGGGACAGTCAAAGCAG GCTGacagaaaagaagagacagaAAAGGAACGCAAGGTGGAACTTTCCAATAGAGCAGAAGAGGCAGTTGATATGTCCTTTGTACTGCATTCAGAGCAAAGTGATGATGCAGAGAGTGGACATGGACGAAAGGCAAAACTTTCTATTGAATCAGAAGATGGACTTGATAAGTCCTCTGTATTGCATTCAGAacaaagtgatgatgaagagttGGGACatgaaagaaagacaaaacttTCCATCGAATCAGAAGATGGGCATTCAGATcagagtgatgatgaagagatagaacatgaaagaaagacaaaacattGCATCCAAGCAGAAGATGGAATTGAGAAGTCCTATGTAATGCATTCAGAtcaaagtgatgatgaagagataggacataaaagaaagacaaaacattCCATCCAAGCAGAAGATGGAATTGAGAAGTCCTTTGTAGTGCATTCAGAtcaaagtgatgatgaagagataGGACATGAAAGAAAGACCAAACATGCCATCCAAGTAGAAGATGGAATTCAGAAGTCCTTTGTTACCTGTTCAGAGAAGCCTTACAACACGTTTTCTGTTGTTAGTCAAATAACGAGTCCTATTCGTGATACAGAAATTGAATCCCTCACTGCAGAAGTTGAGATGCTGAAG GCCTTATTGCAAGTTGAGAAACAAAGAGCTGACATTTCCGAAAGAAAATGTGCTGAAGCCCGAGAACTTGGGGAGAGAAGACGTAaaagattagaagaaacagaaagaagagTTTACCAGTTACAAGACTCTTTGAACAG GTTGTTATATTCTATGTCGGACCAATTCTCGCAACTGAAGTCCATCTTGAGATCTCCTTCTATGTCAGCTTCAACAATGGCCTCAGCGCCAGTTGTGCGTGATGATCTTGCTGACAGCTCTGAGAACTCTGAAGCTTCATCAAGTGATTCCGATTTCACTTTTCCTGCTCCATCTCCTTCCTCAGACAATTTTTCGACTTTTAACCCGAATCAGCTGCAAGTCATTGTTCAGGATCTATCAACCACAGAAGCCAAAG
- the XIJ gene encoding P-loop containing nucleoside triphosphate hydrolases superfamily protein, giving the protein MAENIMVDSHVWVEDPERAWIDGVVLNIKGEEAEIKTNDGRDVIANLSRLYPKDTEAPSEGVEDMTRLSYLHEPAVLDNLATRYELNEIYTYTGNILIAVNPFQGLPHLYDAEVMEKYKEAYFKELNPHVFAIGGIAYREMINEGRNKCILVSGESGSGKTETTKMLMRYLAYFGGHTAVEGRTVENQVLESNPVLEAFGNAKTVKNNNSSRFGKFVEIQFDDVGRISGAAIRTYLLERSRVCQVSDPERNYHCFYLLCAAPPEDVERFKLGDPKSFRYLNQSSCYKLDGVNDAEEYLATRRAMDVVGISEKEQDAIFRVVASILHLGNIEFSKGEDADSSSVKDEQSMFHLQMTSELLMCDPHSLEDALCKRMMVTPEEVIKRSLDPLGAAVSRDGLAKTIYSRLFDWLVNKINISIGQDSHSRRLIGVLDIYGFESFKTNSFEQFCINYTNEKLQQHFNQHVFKMEQGEYQKEEIDWSYVEFVDNKDVVDLIEKKPGGIIALLDEACMLPKSTPETFSEKLYHTFKDHKRFMKPKLTRSDFTLVHYAGDVQYQSDQFLDKNKDYVVAEHQDLLNASKCSFVSGLFPPLPKESSKSKFSSIGARFKLQLQQLMETLNSTEPHYIRCVKPNNLLQPTVFDNANVLHQLRSGGVLEAIRVKCAGYPTNRTFIEFLNRFLILAPEILKGEYEAEVACKWILEKKGLTGYQIGKSKVFLRAGQMAELDAHRTRVLGESARMIQGQVRTRLTRERFVLMRRASVNIQANWRGNIARKISKEMRREEAAIKIQKNLRRQIAKKDYGKTKSSALTLQSGVRTMAARHEFRYKLTTRAATVIQAYWRGYSAISDYKKLKRVSLLCKSNLRGRIARKQLGQSKQADRKEETEKERKVELSNRAEEAVDMSFVLHSEQSDDAESGHGRKAKLSIESEDGLDKSSVLHSEQSDDEELGHERKTKLSIESEDGHSDQSDDEEIEHERKTKHCIQAEDGIEKSYVMHSDQSDDEEIGHKRKTKHSIQAEDGIEKSFVVHSDQSDDEEIGHERKTKHAIQVEDGIQKSFVTCSEKPYNTFSVVSQITSPIRDTEIESLTAEVEMLKALLQVEKQRADISERKCAEARELGERRRKRLEETERRVYQLQDSLNRLLYSMSDQFSQLKSILRSPSMSASTMASAPVVRDDLADSSENSEASSSDSDFTFPAPSPSSDNFSTFNPNQLQVIVQDLSTTEAKGTESYDSDKEGGFEDYF; this is encoded by the exons atggCTGAAAACATAATGGTGGATTCTCATGTTTGGGTGGAAGACCCAGAAAGAGCATGGATTGATGGGGTTGTACTTAATATAAAGGGAGAGGAAGCAGAGATTAAAACCAATGATGGCAGAGat GTTATTGCTAACTTATCAAGACTCTATCCAAAAGACACTGAAGCTCCTTCAGAGGGAGTAGAGGACATGACAAGATTATCTTATCTGCATGAGCCTGCAGTTCTTGACAACTTGGCAACCAGATACGAGCTCAATGAAATTTAT ACTTATACAGGAAATATTCTTATTGCCGTCAATCCCTTTCAAGGACTCCCCCATCTCTATGATGCTGAGGTTATGGAGAAGTACAAGGAAGCCTATTTCAAAGAGCTGAATCCTCATGTTTTTGCAATTGGTGGCATCGCATATAG GGAAATGATTAATGAGGGCAGGAACAAATGTATATTGGTCAGTGGTGAAAGTGGGTCTGGAAAGACAGAAACAACTAAAATGCTCATGCGTTACCTTGCATACTTTGGTGGACATACTGCAGTTGAAGGAAGGACAGTTGAAAACCAAGTTTTAGAA TCAAATCCAGTTCTTGAGGCATTTGGTAATGCGAAGACTGTTAAGAACAACAATTCCAG CCGTTTTGGAAAATTTGTGGAGATTCAGTTTGATGACGTGGGCCGAATATCAGGGGCAGCCATCAGAACTTACCTTTTGGAGAGGTCACGTGTTTGCCAAGTTTCAGATCCTGAACGTAACTATCACTGCTTTTATCTCCTGTGTGCTGCTCCTCCTGAG GATGTTGAGAGGTTTAAGTTGGGGGATCCTAAGTCATTTCGCTATCTTAACCAATCTAGCTGCTACAAACTTGATGGTGTAAATGATGCAGAGGAGTATCTTGCTACTAGAAGGGCTATGGATGTAGTTGGAATAAGTGAAAAAGAACAG GATGCAATTTTCAGAGTTGTGGCTTCCATTCTCCATCTTGGAAATATTGAATTTTCGAAGGGAGAAGATGCTGATTCATCATCAGTAAAAGATGAACAGTCAATGTTTCATCTCCAAATGACATCAGAACTGCTCAT gTGTGATCCCCATTCCTTAGAAGATGCTTTGTGTAAGCGTATGATGGTCACCCCAGAAGAAGTTATCAAGAGAAGTCTTGATCCTCTTGGTGCTGCCGTTAGCAGGGATGGTTTGGCAAAGACAATATACTCTAGACTCTTTGATTg GTTggtgaacaaaataaatatctctATTGGGCAAGATTCTCACTCTAGGCGCTTGATTGGAGTCCTTGACATCTATGGTTTTGAGAGCTTTAAAACCAACAG TTTTGAGCAATTCTGTATTAATTACACGAATGAAAAGCTGCAACAGCATTTCAATCAG CATGTATTCAAAATGGAACAAGGTGAAtatcagaaagaagaaatagattGGAGCTATGTGGAGTTTGTTGATAATAAAGATGTCGTGGATCTGATTGAAAAG AAACCGGGTGGTATTATTGCTCTGCTGGATGAAGCATG CATGCTACCAAAATCAACTCCTGAAACATTTTCTGAGAAGCTGTATCACACATTCAAGGATCATAAGCGCttcatgaaaccaaaattgactCGATCAGATTTTACATTAGTTCATTATGCAGGGGAT GTCCAATACCAGTCCGATCAatttttagacaaaaacaaagactatGTTGTCGCCGAGCATCAGGATTTGTTAAATGCTTCCAAATGTTCTTTTGTGTCAGGCCTCTTTCCTCCTCTTCCTAAAGAAAGTAGCAAATCCAAGTTTTCTTCAATTGGCGCTCGTTTCAAG CTACAATTGCAACAGCTGATGGAGACATTGAACTCTACGGAACCCCACTACATCAGATGTGTTAAGCCAAACAATTTGTTGCAACCAACAGTGTTTGACAATGCCAATGTCTTGCATCAGTTACGCTCTGGG GGTGTTCTTGAGGCCATCAGAGTGAAATGCGCTGGATATCCAACAAATAGAACTttcattgaatttttaaatCGATTTCTCATTCTTGCACCGGAAATTCTGAAAGGAGA GTACGAAGCAGAAGTTGCATGCAAATggattttggagaaaaaaggGCTTACAGGTTACCAG ATTGGAAAAAGTAAGGTTTTCCTGAGAGCTGGTCAGATGGCTGAGTTAGATGCACACAGAACAAGGGTGCTCGGCGAATCAGCGAGGATGATTCAGGGGCAAGTTAGAACTCGTCTGACAAGAGAACGATTTGTTCTCATGCGGAGGGCTTCAGTTAATATACAAGCTAATTGGAGAG gAAATATTGCACGAAAGATATCTAAGGAAATGAGAAGGGAGGAAGCTGCCATCAAAATCCAGAAAAACTTACGTAGACAGATTGCAAAGAAAGATTACGGGAAGACCAAATCTTCCGCACTCACCTTGCAAAGTGGAGTCCGCACAATGGCTGCACGTCATGAATTCCGTTATAAATTAACCACTAGGGCAGCAACTGTGATTCAG GCGTATTGGCGTGGTTACAGTGCTATATCTGACTacaagaaactgaaaagagtttctcttctttgtaaAAGTAATCTCAGAGGAAGAATTGCCAGAAAACAGTTGGGACAGTCAAAGCAG GCTGacagaaaagaagagacagaAAAGGAACGCAAGGTGGAACTTTCCAATAGAGCAGAAGAGGCAGTTGATATGTCCTTTGTACTGCATTCAGAGCAAAGTGATGATGCAGAGAGTGGACATGGACGAAAGGCAAAACTTTCTATTGAATCAGAAGATGGACTTGATAAGTCCTCTGTATTGCATTCAGAacaaagtgatgatgaagagttGGGACatgaaagaaagacaaaacttTCCATCGAATCAGAAGATGGGCATTCAGATcagagtgatgatgaagagatagaacatgaaagaaagacaaaacattGCATCCAAGCAGAAGATGGAATTGAGAAGTCCTATGTAATGCATTCAGAtcaaagtgatgatgaagagataggacataaaagaaagacaaaacattCCATCCAAGCAGAAGATGGAATTGAGAAGTCCTTTGTAGTGCATTCAGAtcaaagtgatgatgaagagataGGACATGAAAGAAAGACCAAACATGCCATCCAAGTAGAAGATGGAATTCAGAAGTCCTTTGTTACCTGTTCAGAGAAGCCTTACAACACGTTTTCTGTTGTTAGTCAAATAACGAGTCCTATTCGTGATACAGAAATTGAATCCCTCACTGCAGAAGTTGAGATGCTGAAG GCCTTATTGCAAGTTGAGAAACAAAGAGCTGACATTTCCGAAAGAAAATGTGCTGAAGCCCGAGAACTTGGGGAGAGAAGACGTAaaagattagaagaaacagaaagaagagTTTACCAGTTACAAGACTCTTTGAACAG GTTGTTATATTCTATGTCGGACCAATTCTCGCAACTGAAGTCCATCTTGAGATCTCCTTCTATGTCAGCTTCAACAATGGCCTCAGCGCCAGTTGTGCGTGATGATCTTGCTGACAGCTCTGAGAACTCTGAAGCTTCATCAAGTGATTCCGATTTCACTTTTCCTGCTCCATCTCCTTCCTCAGACAATTTTTCGACTTTTAACCCGAATCAGCTGCAAGTCATTGTTCAGGATCTATCAACCACAGAAGCCAAAG
- the XIJ gene encoding P-loop containing nucleoside triphosphate hydrolases superfamily protein, with protein sequence MAENIMVDSHVWVEDPERAWIDGVVLNIKGEEAEIKTNDGRDVIANLSRLYPKDTEAPSEGVEDMTRLSYLHEPAVLDNLATRYELNEIYTYTGNILIAVNPFQGLPHLYDAEVMEKYKEAYFKELNPHVFAIGGIAYREMINEGRNKCILVSGESGSGKTETTKMLMRYLAYFGGHTAVEGRTVENQVLESNPVLEAFGNAKTVKNNNSSRFGKFVEIQFDDVGRISGAAIRTYLLERSRVCQVSDPERNYHCFYLLCAAPPEDVERFKLGDPKSFRYLNQSSCYKLDGVNDAEEYLATRRAMDVVGISEKEQDAIFRVVASILHLGNIEFSKGEDADSSSVKDEQSMFHLQMTSELLMCDPHSLEDALCKRMMVTPEEVIKRSLDPLGAAVSRDGLAKTIYSRLFDWLVNKINISIGQDSHSRRLIGVLDIYGFESFKTNSFEQFCINYTNEKLQQHFNQHVFKMEQGEYQKEEIDWSYVEFVDNKDVVDLIEKKPGGIIALLDEACMLPKSTPETFSEKLYHTFKDHKRFMKPKLTRSDFTLVHYAGDVQYQSDQFLDKNKDYVVAEHQDLLNASKCSFVSGLFPPLPKESSKSKFSSIGARFKLQLQQLMETLNSTEPHYIRCVKPNNLLQPTVFDNANVLHQLRSGGVLEAIRVKCAGYPTNRTFIEFLNRFLILAPEILKGEYEAEVACKWILEKKGLTGYQIGKSKVFLRAGQMAELDAHRTRVLGESARMIQGQVRTRLTRERFVLMRRASVNIQANWRGNIARKISKEMRREEAAIKIQKNLRRQIAKKDYGKTKSSALTLQSGVRTMAARHEFRYKLTTRAATVIQAYWRGYSAISDYKKLKRVSLLCKSNLRGRIARKQLGQSKQADRKEETEKERKVELSNRAEEAVDMSFVLHSEQSDDAESGHGRKAKLSIESEDGLDKSSVLHSEQSDDEELGHERKTKLSIESEDGHSDQSDDEEIEHERKTKHCIQAEDGIEKSYVMHSDQSDDEEIGHKRKTKHSIQAEDGIEKSFVVHSDQSDDEEIGHERKTKHAIQVEDGIQKSFVTCSEKPYNTFSVVSQITSPIRDTEIESLTAEVEMLKALLQVEKQRADISERKCAEARELGERRRKRLEETERRVYQLQDSLNSVFQVVIFYVGPILATEVHLEISFYVSFNNGLSASCA encoded by the exons atggCTGAAAACATAATGGTGGATTCTCATGTTTGGGTGGAAGACCCAGAAAGAGCATGGATTGATGGGGTTGTACTTAATATAAAGGGAGAGGAAGCAGAGATTAAAACCAATGATGGCAGAGat GTTATTGCTAACTTATCAAGACTCTATCCAAAAGACACTGAAGCTCCTTCAGAGGGAGTAGAGGACATGACAAGATTATCTTATCTGCATGAGCCTGCAGTTCTTGACAACTTGGCAACCAGATACGAGCTCAATGAAATTTAT ACTTATACAGGAAATATTCTTATTGCCGTCAATCCCTTTCAAGGACTCCCCCATCTCTATGATGCTGAGGTTATGGAGAAGTACAAGGAAGCCTATTTCAAAGAGCTGAATCCTCATGTTTTTGCAATTGGTGGCATCGCATATAG GGAAATGATTAATGAGGGCAGGAACAAATGTATATTGGTCAGTGGTGAAAGTGGGTCTGGAAAGACAGAAACAACTAAAATGCTCATGCGTTACCTTGCATACTTTGGTGGACATACTGCAGTTGAAGGAAGGACAGTTGAAAACCAAGTTTTAGAA TCAAATCCAGTTCTTGAGGCATTTGGTAATGCGAAGACTGTTAAGAACAACAATTCCAG CCGTTTTGGAAAATTTGTGGAGATTCAGTTTGATGACGTGGGCCGAATATCAGGGGCAGCCATCAGAACTTACCTTTTGGAGAGGTCACGTGTTTGCCAAGTTTCAGATCCTGAACGTAACTATCACTGCTTTTATCTCCTGTGTGCTGCTCCTCCTGAG GATGTTGAGAGGTTTAAGTTGGGGGATCCTAAGTCATTTCGCTATCTTAACCAATCTAGCTGCTACAAACTTGATGGTGTAAATGATGCAGAGGAGTATCTTGCTACTAGAAGGGCTATGGATGTAGTTGGAATAAGTGAAAAAGAACAG GATGCAATTTTCAGAGTTGTGGCTTCCATTCTCCATCTTGGAAATATTGAATTTTCGAAGGGAGAAGATGCTGATTCATCATCAGTAAAAGATGAACAGTCAATGTTTCATCTCCAAATGACATCAGAACTGCTCAT gTGTGATCCCCATTCCTTAGAAGATGCTTTGTGTAAGCGTATGATGGTCACCCCAGAAGAAGTTATCAAGAGAAGTCTTGATCCTCTTGGTGCTGCCGTTAGCAGGGATGGTTTGGCAAAGACAATATACTCTAGACTCTTTGATTg GTTggtgaacaaaataaatatctctATTGGGCAAGATTCTCACTCTAGGCGCTTGATTGGAGTCCTTGACATCTATGGTTTTGAGAGCTTTAAAACCAACAG TTTTGAGCAATTCTGTATTAATTACACGAATGAAAAGCTGCAACAGCATTTCAATCAG CATGTATTCAAAATGGAACAAGGTGAAtatcagaaagaagaaatagattGGAGCTATGTGGAGTTTGTTGATAATAAAGATGTCGTGGATCTGATTGAAAAG AAACCGGGTGGTATTATTGCTCTGCTGGATGAAGCATG CATGCTACCAAAATCAACTCCTGAAACATTTTCTGAGAAGCTGTATCACACATTCAAGGATCATAAGCGCttcatgaaaccaaaattgactCGATCAGATTTTACATTAGTTCATTATGCAGGGGAT GTCCAATACCAGTCCGATCAatttttagacaaaaacaaagactatGTTGTCGCCGAGCATCAGGATTTGTTAAATGCTTCCAAATGTTCTTTTGTGTCAGGCCTCTTTCCTCCTCTTCCTAAAGAAAGTAGCAAATCCAAGTTTTCTTCAATTGGCGCTCGTTTCAAG CTACAATTGCAACAGCTGATGGAGACATTGAACTCTACGGAACCCCACTACATCAGATGTGTTAAGCCAAACAATTTGTTGCAACCAACAGTGTTTGACAATGCCAATGTCTTGCATCAGTTACGCTCTGGG GGTGTTCTTGAGGCCATCAGAGTGAAATGCGCTGGATATCCAACAAATAGAACTttcattgaatttttaaatCGATTTCTCATTCTTGCACCGGAAATTCTGAAAGGAGA GTACGAAGCAGAAGTTGCATGCAAATggattttggagaaaaaaggGCTTACAGGTTACCAG ATTGGAAAAAGTAAGGTTTTCCTGAGAGCTGGTCAGATGGCTGAGTTAGATGCACACAGAACAAGGGTGCTCGGCGAATCAGCGAGGATGATTCAGGGGCAAGTTAGAACTCGTCTGACAAGAGAACGATTTGTTCTCATGCGGAGGGCTTCAGTTAATATACAAGCTAATTGGAGAG gAAATATTGCACGAAAGATATCTAAGGAAATGAGAAGGGAGGAAGCTGCCATCAAAATCCAGAAAAACTTACGTAGACAGATTGCAAAGAAAGATTACGGGAAGACCAAATCTTCCGCACTCACCTTGCAAAGTGGAGTCCGCACAATGGCTGCACGTCATGAATTCCGTTATAAATTAACCACTAGGGCAGCAACTGTGATTCAG GCGTATTGGCGTGGTTACAGTGCTATATCTGACTacaagaaactgaaaagagtttctcttctttgtaaAAGTAATCTCAGAGGAAGAATTGCCAGAAAACAGTTGGGACAGTCAAAGCAG GCTGacagaaaagaagagacagaAAAGGAACGCAAGGTGGAACTTTCCAATAGAGCAGAAGAGGCAGTTGATATGTCCTTTGTACTGCATTCAGAGCAAAGTGATGATGCAGAGAGTGGACATGGACGAAAGGCAAAACTTTCTATTGAATCAGAAGATGGACTTGATAAGTCCTCTGTATTGCATTCAGAacaaagtgatgatgaagagttGGGACatgaaagaaagacaaaacttTCCATCGAATCAGAAGATGGGCATTCAGATcagagtgatgatgaagagatagaacatgaaagaaagacaaaacattGCATCCAAGCAGAAGATGGAATTGAGAAGTCCTATGTAATGCATTCAGAtcaaagtgatgatgaagagataggacataaaagaaagacaaaacattCCATCCAAGCAGAAGATGGAATTGAGAAGTCCTTTGTAGTGCATTCAGAtcaaagtgatgatgaagagataGGACATGAAAGAAAGACCAAACATGCCATCCAAGTAGAAGATGGAATTCAGAAGTCCTTTGTTACCTGTTCAGAGAAGCCTTACAACACGTTTTCTGTTGTTAGTCAAATAACGAGTCCTATTCGTGATACAGAAATTGAATCCCTCACTGCAGAAGTTGAGATGCTGAAG GCCTTATTGCAAGTTGAGAAACAAAGAGCTGACATTTCCGAAAGAAAATGTGCTGAAGCCCGAGAACTTGGGGAGAGAAGACGTAaaagattagaagaaacagaaagaagagTTTACCAGTTACAAGACTCTTTGAACAG TGTATTCCAGGTTGTTATATTCTATGTCGGACCAATTCTCGCAACTGAAGTCCATCTTGAGATCTCCTTCTATGTCAGCTTCAACAATGGCCTCAGCGCCAGTTGTGCGTGA